Proteins from a single region of Pirellulales bacterium:
- a CDS encoding c-type cytochrome, with protein sequence MFMPLVRPLLLSMVAAAASGAFCLSSLDVLDTSTAGAGETSAEPRAEVDRSPVDVALSPDEKWAVAANETSNTISLVELASGRVAAELPCGQHPAALSVYGETLLVTCSYSGTLERFRWRGETLEPVAKITLGFEPVGVTISPDGREAYVALSMAAQVAVVDLETNQVAAKIDVGRWPRYVALAPDGARLAVNCNGDRAIAVVDTRKRAMLFLNEFGGINAGHMQVSADGNWVYVPWMIYRHNPIEERNVQRGWVLGSRIARLRMDEQVLREAITLDPPGKAVSDPHGLALSSDGQWLYSTGSGTHELLAFRLEGLPFQSTGGPGDHIDRALVRDPQRFYRITLGGRPMGMRLTQDGRRALVANYLLNSLQVVDLERRDIASEISLGGPVKPSLARRGAAIFYDAGRSLDQWYACQTCHYEGGSSAVTMDTKNDGSYGTFKTVPNLYNVSQTAPWTWHGWQENLGASVHKSITETMLGPEPTPEDIEAVVDFLQEMRAPPNPFRQPDGSLSEAARRGERIFQGETAGCSTCHQGREFTDNQLHDVGLGSPKDVYPTYNTPSLRNVYRKVRLLHHGRAQSIAEALGDLHAPQNVTGRGELSAEELADLIEYVKSL encoded by the coding sequence ATGTTCATGCCCCTCGTCCGTCCGCTGCTATTGTCAATGGTCGCCGCAGCGGCGTCTGGCGCCTTTTGCTTATCGAGCTTGGACGTGCTCGATACGTCGACGGCCGGGGCAGGGGAAACGTCGGCCGAACCGAGGGCCGAGGTCGATCGCTCGCCGGTCGACGTCGCACTCTCGCCGGATGAAAAATGGGCCGTCGCGGCTAATGAAACCTCGAACACGATTTCGCTCGTGGAACTGGCAAGTGGCCGCGTTGCTGCTGAGTTGCCGTGCGGCCAGCACCCGGCGGCCTTGTCGGTCTATGGCGAAACGCTGCTGGTGACTTGTAGCTATAGTGGCACGCTCGAGCGCTTTCGCTGGCGCGGCGAGACTCTGGAGCCGGTTGCCAAGATCACGCTCGGTTTCGAGCCGGTCGGCGTCACGATCTCGCCCGACGGTCGCGAAGCGTACGTCGCCCTCAGCATGGCGGCGCAGGTCGCCGTGGTCGATCTCGAAACGAACCAGGTCGCGGCGAAAATCGACGTCGGACGTTGGCCGCGCTACGTGGCGCTCGCGCCCGACGGTGCGCGGCTGGCCGTGAATTGCAATGGCGACCGCGCGATCGCTGTCGTCGACACGCGCAAACGCGCGATGCTGTTTCTCAACGAGTTCGGCGGCATCAATGCCGGCCACATGCAGGTCTCGGCCGATGGCAATTGGGTTTACGTTCCCTGGATGATTTATCGCCACAACCCGATCGAAGAGCGCAATGTGCAGCGCGGCTGGGTACTGGGCTCGCGCATCGCGCGGCTGCGCATGGACGAGCAAGTGCTGCGCGAAGCCATCACGCTCGATCCGCCTGGTAAAGCCGTGAGCGACCCGCACGGCCTGGCGCTGAGCAGCGATGGACAGTGGCTGTACTCGACCGGCTCCGGCACGCACGAGCTGTTGGCGTTTCGGCTGGAAGGGTTGCCGTTTCAATCGACCGGCGGGCCGGGTGATCACATCGATCGGGCGCTTGTGCGCGACCCGCAACGCTTCTATCGCATCACGCTTGGCGGACGGCCGATGGGCATGCGGCTGACGCAGGACGGCCGCCGCGCGCTCGTGGCCAACTACTTACTGAACAGCCTGCAAGTCGTCGATCTCGAACGTCGCGATATCGCGAGCGAGATTTCCTTGGGCGGGCCGGTCAAGCCTTCGCTGGCCCGACGCGGCGCCGCGATCTTCTACGACGCCGGTCGCAGTCTCGACCAGTGGTACGCTTGCCAAACATGCCATTACGAAGGGGGCAGTAGCGCCGTCACGATGGATACGAAAAACGACGGCAGCTACGGCACCTTCAAGACCGTGCCGAATTTGTACAACGTCTCACAAACGGCGCCCTGGACCTGGCACGGCTGGCAAGAGAATCTCGGTGCCTCGGTACACAAGTCGATCACCGAAACGATGCTCGGTCCGGAACCAACACCCGAGGATATCGAAGCCGTCGTCGATTTCCTGCAGGAGATGCGCGCGCCGCCGAATCCGTTCCGACAGCCGGACGGCTCGCTGTCCGAGGCAGCCCGTCGCGGCGAGCGGATCTTTCAAGGCGAAACGGCGGGCTGCTCAACCTGTCATCAAGGGCGCGAATTCACCGATAATCAATTGCACGACGTGGGGCTCGGCTCGCCGAAGGACGTTTATCCCACATACAACACGCCCTCGCTGCGGAACGTGTACCGTAAGGTGCGCTTGCTTCACCATGGCCGGGCCCAAAGCATCGCCGAGGCGCTCGGCGACTTGCACGCCCCCCAGAATGTCACCGGCCGGGGGGAGTTGTCGGCCGAGGAGCTGGCGGATTTGATAGAGTATGTGAAATCGCTGTAA